A genomic stretch from Caloenas nicobarica isolate bCalNic1 chromosome 3, bCalNic1.hap1, whole genome shotgun sequence includes:
- the CHRM3 gene encoding muscarinic acetylcholine receptor M3, whose protein sequence is MIMQNNSSASPMFSNASSFWKSDSHGLRLLDEAASLIGSYDFPQTTESFTFSTVESTNMTLNATGKDPLGGHAVWQVVLIAFLTGILALVTIIGNILVIVAFKVNKQLKTVNNYFLLSLACADLIIGVISMNLYTTYIIMDHWALGNLACDLWLSIDYVASNASVMNLLVISFDRYFSITRPLTYRAKRTTKRAGVMIGLAWIISFVLWAPAILFWQYFVGERTVPPDECHIQFLSEPIITFGTAIAAFYLPVTIMSILYWRIYKETEKRTKELAGLQASGSEAEAAHFVHQTGSSRSCSSYELQRQSMKRSTRRKYRRCHFWLTMKSWEPNTDQGDQEHSSSDSWNNNDAAASLENSASSDEEDIAAETRAIYSIVLKLPGHSAILNSTKLPSSEDLHESGDELQKSDTESKEKKPKKLHPPKSVQDGGNFQKSFSKLPIQPGSAETTTASDGISSVTKTSAALPLSFKEATLAKKFAVKTRSQITKRKRMSLIKEKKAAQTLSAILFAFIITWTPYNIMVLVNTFCNCIPKTFWNLGYWLCYINSTVNPVCYALCNKTFRNTFKMLLLCQCDKRKRRKQQYQQRQSVIFHKRIPREAS, encoded by the coding sequence ATGATCATGCAAAATAACAGTTCAGCCTCGCCCATGTTTTCAAATGCGAGCTCCTTCTGGAAGAGTGATTCACACGGACTGAGACTACTTGATGAAGCAGCATCGCTCATTGGCAGCTATGATTTCCCTCAGACCACAGAGAGTTTTACCTTCTCCACTGTGGAATCAACAAACATGACCCTGAATGCCACAGGCAAAGACCCTCTGGGTGGACACGCTGTCTGGCAAGTAGTTTTGATTGCTTTCCTCACTGGGATCCTTGCACTGGTCACCATCATAGGAAACATCCTGGTGATTGTTGCATTTAAGGTtaacaaacaactgaaaacgGTCAACAACTACTTCTTGTTGAGTCTTGCTTGTGCAGATTTGATCATTGGTGTTATTTCCATGAACCTTTACACCACGTACATCATCATGGACCACTGGGCTTTGGGAAACTTGGCCTGTGACCTTTGGCTCTCCATTGACTATGTTGCCAGTAATGCCTCTGTCATGAATCTCCTTGTCATAAGTTTTGACAGGTATTTTTCCATCACTAGGCCACTTACGTACAGAGCCAAACGAACAACCAAAAGGGCTGGGGTGATGATTGGTTTAGCATGGATCATCTCTTTTGTTCTTTGGGCCCCTGCCATCTTGTTCTGGCAGTATTTTGTTGGGGAGAGGACTGTGCCTCCTGATGAATGTCACATCCAGTTTCTAAGTGAACCTATCATCACTTTTGGCACTGCCATAGCTGCCTTTTACTTGCCAGTCACCATTATGAGTATTTTATATTGGAGGATCTACAAGGAGACTGAGAAACGCACCAAAGAGTTAGCAGGGCTACAGGCTTCGGGCAGCGAAGCAGAGGCAGCACATTTCGTACACCAGACAGGCAGCTCCCGGAGCTGCAGCAGCTACGAGCTGCAACGGCAGAGCATGAAACGCTCCACCCGAAGGAAATACAGACGCTGCCACTTCTGGCTCACAATGAAGAGCTGGGAACCCAACACAGACCAGGGGGACcaagagcacagcagcagcGACAGCTGGAACAACAACGACGCTGCTGCCTCCCTTGAAAATTCAGCTTCCTCTGACGAAGAAGATATCGCTGCAGAGACCAGAGCCATCTATTCAATCGTGCTGAAGCTTCCTGGTCACAGCGCCATCCTCAATTCCACGAAACTACCCTCCTCAGAAGATTTGCATGAGTCAGGGGATGAACTGCAGAAATCCGACACAGAATCGAAGGAAAAGAAACCTAAAAAATTGCACCCTCCCAAAAGTGTTCAGGATGGTGGAAATTTCCAAAAGAGTTTTTCTAAGCTTCCAATTCAGCCGGGGTCAGCAGAGACAACCACAGCTTCTGATGGCATCTCATCAGTGACCAAGACATCTGCAGCCCTGCCCTTGTCCTTCAAGGAAGCAACCTTGGCAAAAAAGTTTGCCGTGAAGACCAGAAGTCAGATCACAAAGCGAAAACGAATGTCACtaatcaaagaaaagaaagcggCACAGACACTCAGTGCCATTTTGTTTGCCTTCATCATTACCTGGACCCCATATAACATCATGGTTCTGGTGAACACCTTTTGCAATTGTATCCCCAAAACTTTCTGGAACCTGGGGTACTGGCTTTGCTACATCAATAGCACAGTGAACCCCGTGTGCTATGCACTGTGTaacaaaacattcagaaacactttcaagatGCTACTGCTGTGCCAGTGTGACAAACGAAAACGACGCAAACAGCAGTATCAGCAAAGGCAGTCCGTCATTTTTCATAAGCGGATCCCTAGGGAGGCTTCATag